A stretch of DNA from Alicyclobacillus acidocaldarius subsp. acidocaldarius Tc-4-1:
CCAGCGGATGATCAAGCGGAATGCCATCGTGCGCCGGCTTCCCTCCGTCGAAACGCTCGGGTGCGCCACCGTGATTTGCTCGGACAAGACGGGGACGTTGACTCAAAACAGGATGACGGTCACGGAGATTTACGCGGATGGACTGTACGTAGAAGTGACGGGTTCCGGCCACCAATTGCAAGGCGAATTTGTCGCGAACGGCCGCCGGATCGAGCCCGGGCGGCGGGCTGCGCTCAAGAGTTTGGTCGAGATCGCGGCCGTGTGCAACCAGGCGCATCTTGAGCCGGGGGCAGACGGCGCGTCCGTGCAGGCCGTCAAGGGAGATCCGACGGAAATCGCGCTTCTCGTCCTGGCGCACAAGGCGGGTTTCACGCAGCCGGACAGCGTGTACGAGCGCGTTGACGAACGGCCCTTTGATGCAGATCGGAAGATGATGAGCGTGCTGGTGCGTTCGGGCGACGAGTGGTTCGCGTTCGTCAAAGGGGCGCCGGACGTGCTTTTGGCGCGCTGCACCCACGTGCTTCTCGGCAACCGCGAAGAGCCGATGGGGCAGTCGCTGCGCAAACAGATTCTCGCGGCCAACGAACAAATGGCTTCTCGCGCGTTGCGCAACCTCGGGTTTGCGTACCGGCGCTTCCGTTCGGCGGAAGAGGCGCGCCAGGCGGATTGGGAGTCTGAGCTTGTGTTCGTGGGGATTTGCGGCATGATCGATCCGCCGCGGGACGAGGCGAAGGCGGCCATCGCCAAGGCCAAGTCCGCCGGCATTCGCACGGTCATGATCACGGGGGATCATCAGGCGACGGCGACGGCCATCGCGAAACAGCTCGACATCCTGCCGCCAGGCGGACGCGTGCTCACGGGGGCCGATCTGGAGGGCTTGGACGACAAGCGCCTCTCCAACCTCGTGCGCGACACCTATGTCTACGCGCGTGTGACCCCGGAGCACAAGCTTCGCATCGTGCGAGCGCTCCAGGCGAATCGCGAGGTGGTCGCGATGACGGGGGATGGCGTCAACGACGCTCCTGCCATCAAACAGGCGGATATCGGCATCGCCATGGGACAGAGCGGGACGGATGTGGCGAAGGAGGCGTCCAGCCTCATCCTCGCGGACGACAACTACGCCACCATCGTGGCCGCGGTGGAAGAGGGGCGCGCCATTTACGACAACATCAAGAAGTTCATCCGTTACCTGCTCGCGTCGAACGTGGGCGAGATTCTGACGATGTTCCTGGCCATGCTGGCCGGCTGGCCTCTGCCTCTGACGCCGATTCAAATCCTTTGGGTCAACCTCGTCACGGACGGACTGCCGGCCATCGCGCTCGGCGTCGATGCGCCCGAGGACGACATCATGAGCCGCCCGCCGAGAAACGTGCACGAGGGCATTTTCGCGCGCGGCATGGCCGTCAAGATTCTGTCCCGCGGCGTGCTCATCGGACTGGCCACACTCGCGGTATTCGCGTGGTCCCTGCGCCAAGGCGAGGAGCTCGCGCACGCGCAGACGATGGCCTACGCGACGCTCACCATGGCCCAGCTCATCCTCGTCTTCGACTCGCGGAGCCTCGAAGGCGGCATCTTGCGGCGGAATCCACTGGAAAACGTCTGGCTTCTGTTGGCCGTGCTGTCCTCGGTCGCGCTGTTTGCGTGCACGATGTACGTCCCGCGCATGGCCGAGGTGTTTCACACGACGCCGCTCGGATTCAGCGATTGGGCCATCGTGCTCGTGGCGGCAGCGGTACCCACGTTCGCGCTCTCGGTGCGGCGGATGGGCCGGAACAGGCTTCACAAGTTCCAGCAGCGGTCCGGTTCCGACGCGGCGGCCTGATTGCCAACTCGTCCGCCCATCGGTACAATCCTGACCAGACGATAAGCGGTCAGGAGGCATGCGCGTGGGGATTCGCAGCATGACAGGTTTTGGCCGGGCGGAAGGGCGCGTCGGACCGTACGACGTGGTGGTCGAGGCGAAGTCGGTGAATCATCGCTTCCTAGAGGTCTCCGTGCGCTTGCCGCGGGAATGGTCGTTTGCCGAGATGAGGGTGCGCGATCGCGTCAAGTCTCGTTTGCACCGCGGTCGGCTGGATATCGCCGTCTCGTTCGCCGGGGCAGGTGCGGAAGCGGGGGAGGTTCATGTCGATTGGGCGCTCATCGACGCGCTCGTCGAGGCGGATCGGACCCTGTGCGAAAAGCTCGGGATTGAGTTTGATCCGCGCGCGGCGCGCCAGTGGCTGATGTTTCCCGGTGCCGTCGCGGTGCGCCCTGCGGCGTTAGACGAGGAAGAGGCCATCACGTCGCTCACAGGACTCGTGGACGACGCGCTTGAGAAACTCGTGGCCATGCGCGAACGCGAAGGAGAGGATCTCGCCCGCGCCTGCATCGGCTACCTCCAGGAGGTGGATGCTCACCTTCGTGCCGTCCGGGAGCGGGCGCCGGCGTCTGTCGCGGCGTACCGCGCGGCGCTTCTGGCCAGGGTGTCGGAACTCGGCGTCTCCGTCGACGACGCGCGCCTGGCGCAGGAGGTCGCGCTGTTTGCCGATCGCGTCGCAATCGATGAGGAACTGGTGCGGCTCGAGGCCCACGTGCGAGCGATGCGCGACGATCTCGGCCGAACGGAACCCGTGGGTCGTCGACTCGATTTCCTCGTGCAGGAGATGCACCGCGAGGTGAATACCATCGCGGCGAAGTCTCAGGACGCCGAGATCAGCCAACACGTCGTGGAGATGAAGGCGTTGGTCGAAAAACTGCGCGAACAGGCGCAGAACGTCGAGTAGCAGACCTCCTCTTTCCTTTGCGCCGAGATCGATGTACAATGTAGGGAAGCGCCGTCTGTGTTCGAGGATTTGCGTCCGCCCTGCAGGGCGGAGATTTCGATATGGGGTGACCGTCGTTGATCTATCCGTCCATTGACCGGTTGTTGGAGCGGTGCAACAGCAAATACGCGCTCGTTGTGCTCGCGGCGAAGCGCGCGCGCAAGCTGCAGAACGAGACCCTGAATCAGCCTGGCGCGTCGACAACGCGGAACGTGAGCCGCGCGCTGTGGGAAATTCACGACGGCGTCGTTCGCTGCAAAAACTTCGACGGCGAGTGACGCAGATCCGTGATCAGGCGATGAGGCAGGACAACCGCGCGTTGTTCTGCCTCTTGTCATGAACGGCAGGAGCCAAGGGAGGGTGCGGTATGGACAAAAAGACCATCCTCGTCGGGGTGGGAGGAGGCATTGCGGCGTACAAGTCCGCGAATCTGTGTTCACTCCT
This window harbors:
- a CDS encoding calcium-translocating P-type ATPase, SERCA-type, with product MEQQTWHAQSEAECLARLGTSLDGLSQEEVERRREVHGLNLLHDGNKVSLLTVFFNQFRDFMILVLIAATLISGLLGEYTDAITIIAIVFLNGILGFVQEVRAERSLKALKELTAPVAKVRREGAVVEVSAKELVPGDIVLLEDGDRVPADGRIVRARWLEVEESALTGESVPVAKDPRVTVPEDSPLAERRNMVYMGTMVTRGRAEYVVTATGMQTEMGKIADLIDQSEDQETPLQKRLDQLGKTLVWISLGITVLVVVAGVLHGHALYEMFLAGVSLAVAAIPEGLPAIVTIALALGVQRMIKRNAIVRRLPSVETLGCATVICSDKTGTLTQNRMTVTEIYADGLYVEVTGSGHQLQGEFVANGRRIEPGRRAALKSLVEIAAVCNQAHLEPGADGASVQAVKGDPTEIALLVLAHKAGFTQPDSVYERVDERPFDADRKMMSVLVRSGDEWFAFVKGAPDVLLARCTHVLLGNREEPMGQSLRKQILAANEQMASRALRNLGFAYRRFRSAEEARQADWESELVFVGICGMIDPPRDEAKAAIAKAKSAGIRTVMITGDHQATATAIAKQLDILPPGGRVLTGADLEGLDDKRLSNLVRDTYVYARVTPEHKLRIVRALQANREVVAMTGDGVNDAPAIKQADIGIAMGQSGTDVAKEASSLILADDNYATIVAAVEEGRAIYDNIKKFIRYLLASNVGEILTMFLAMLAGWPLPLTPIQILWVNLVTDGLPAIALGVDAPEDDIMSRPPRNVHEGIFARGMAVKILSRGVLIGLATLAVFAWSLRQGEELAHAQTMAYATLTMAQLILVFDSRSLEGGILRRNPLENVWLLLAVLSSVALFACTMYVPRMAEVFHTTPLGFSDWAIVLVAAAVPTFALSVRRMGRNRLHKFQQRSGSDAAA
- the rpoZ gene encoding DNA-directed RNA polymerase subunit omega gives rise to the protein MIYPSIDRLLERCNSKYALVVLAAKRARKLQNETLNQPGASTTRNVSRALWEIHDGVVRCKNFDGE
- a CDS encoding YicC/YloC family endoribonuclease, which codes for MRVGIRSMTGFGRAEGRVGPYDVVVEAKSVNHRFLEVSVRLPREWSFAEMRVRDRVKSRLHRGRLDIAVSFAGAGAEAGEVHVDWALIDALVEADRTLCEKLGIEFDPRAARQWLMFPGAVAVRPAALDEEEAITSLTGLVDDALEKLVAMREREGEDLARACIGYLQEVDAHLRAVRERAPASVAAYRAALLARVSELGVSVDDARLAQEVALFADRVAIDEELVRLEAHVRAMRDDLGRTEPVGRRLDFLVQEMHREVNTIAAKSQDAEISQHVVEMKALVEKLREQAQNVE